One genomic window of Gossypium hirsutum isolate 1008001.06 chromosome D11, Gossypium_hirsutum_v2.1, whole genome shotgun sequence includes the following:
- the LOC107912522 gene encoding ylmG homolog protein 1-2, chloroplastic, whose translation MSLLSSHTILPRPLLHLPPRNPNFPIFTFKPIFLPLSPPIKPSNSVSKPPKFIPLASISAPPATPCKSPEIPALSPLNGSTRTLKTLFSLALSATIVFTKMIQNYALKTISQNPNALSTVGPLFFASLKDRPSGYLNTPLTVVAAGLAKWLDIYSGVLMVRVLLSWFPNIPWDRQPLSAIRDLCDPYLNLFRNIIPPIFDTLDVSPLLAFAVLGTLGSILNNSRGMY comes from the coding sequence ATGTCGTTACTCAGCAGCCATACCATCCTTCCCCGACCTTTACTCCACCTTCCTCCCCGAAACCCTAACTTCCCAATCTTCACCTTCAAACCCATCTTCCTTCCCCTTTCTCCTCCCATTAAACCCTCAAACTCCGTCTCCAAACCCCCCAAATTTATCCCTTTAGCTTCCATTTCTGCACCCCCGGCAACACCCTGCAAATCTCCCGAAATCCCAGCTCTGTCCCCACTCAACGGTTCAACTCGAACCCTCAAAACCCTTTTCTCCTTGGCCCTCTCCGCCACCATCGTCTTCACCAAAATGATCCAAAATTATGCTCTCAAAACAATCTCCCAGAACCCCAACGCACTTTCCACCGTGGGCCCTCTCTTCTTCGCTTCCTTAAAGGACCGCCCTAGCGGATACCTCAACACGCCTTTGACTGTGGTTGCGGCGGGATTAGCTAAGTGGCTTGACATTTACAGTGGGGTTTTGATGGTTAGGGTTTTACTCAGTTGGTTCCCTAACATTCCCTGGGACCGGCAGCCCCTTTCGGCTATTAGGGATCTATGTGATCCTTATTTGAATCTCTTTAGGAATATAATTCCGCCGATTTTCGACACCTTGGATGTTAGCCCGCTTCTAGCTTTCGCCGTGTTGGGGACTCTCGGCTCGATTCTCAATAACAGTAGAGGAATGTATTGA